One part of the Dyadobacter sp. 676 genome encodes these proteins:
- a CDS encoding acyl-CoA thioesterase, which produces MTLEEKITASETRVFKTVFPNNTNHYDTLFGGTALSMMDEVAFIAATRFSRLRCVTVSSDRIDFTHPIPAGTIIELVGRVETVGNTSMKVRVDIFVEKMYEESREKAVTGIFTFVALDEHHKPTRIL; this is translated from the coding sequence TTGACACTCGAAGAAAAAATCACCGCCTCGGAAACACGCGTTTTTAAAACTGTTTTCCCTAATAACACCAACCATTACGATACTTTATTCGGTGGTACCGCCCTGTCGATGATGGACGAGGTCGCTTTCATTGCCGCCACGCGGTTTTCAAGATTGCGGTGCGTAACGGTTTCTTCCGACCGTATCGATTTCACACATCCCATTCCTGCGGGGACCATTATCGAGCTTGTTGGCCGGGTTGAAACGGTTGGGAATACCAGCATGAAAGTCCGGGTCGACATTTTTGTCGAGAAAATGTATGAAGAGAGCCGTGAAAAAGCGGTGACCGGAATTTTTACATTTGTGGCGCTCGATGAGCATCATAAGCCTACCAGAATTTTGTAG